A DNA window from Pyrus communis chromosome 3, drPyrComm1.1, whole genome shotgun sequence contains the following coding sequences:
- the LOC137729579 gene encoding ABC transporter G family member 1-like has protein sequence MASTLNLNVHHNATEHEYGSAVLEIETQVLPRAGGGGGGGGVQNNNHANLEEGVLLTWEDLWVTVVSKKNSIGSSSRSILQGLTGYAKPGELLAIMGPSGCGKSTLLDALGGRLSSNTRQTGKILINGHKQALAYGTSAYVTQDDTLMTTLTVKEAVYYSAQLQLPDFMAKSEKKERAEVTIREMGLQDAMNTRIGGWGAKGLSGGQKRRVSICIELLTRPKLLFLDEPTSGLDSAASYYVMSRIANLDKSDGTPRTIVTSIHQPSSEVFQLFDSLCLLSSGRTVYFGPASAANHFFTLTGFPCPTLQNPSDHFLKTINKDFEQDIEQGVTTPTEVAIDTLITSYKESETFQQVQRQVAELCKQDSVEKLEKRSRAGFLTQSLVLTRRSFVNMHRDRGYYWLRLAIYISMTLGLGTIYQELGHGYRSIQARVLLLTYISSFLTFMAIGGFPSFVEDMKVFERERLNGHYGVCAFAFGNTFSSVPFLIMISVIPGAITYYLAGLHTGLEHFVYFSCVLLACMMLVESLMMIVASIVPNYLMGIIAGAGIQGLLMLCGGFFQLPSDLPTPVWKYPMYYIAFHKYAYQGLFKNEFQGTMFPASEAGGPFISGEQILRERWQVEMRYSKWVNVAVLFGMVVLYRVMFLVIIKTTEKVKTSTTALLSMPTKRNLQVLVNPSSTPVHGENH, from the exons ATGGCTTCTACTTTAAATCTTAATGTCCACCACAATGCTACTGAGCATGAATATGGTTCAGCTGTACTGGAGATTGAAACACAAGTACTGCCAAGGGctggcggaggaggaggaggtggcggCGTCCAAAACAACAACCATGCAAATTTGGAGGAGGGTGTGTTGCTGACATGGGAGGACTTGTGGGTGACAGTAGTTTCCAAGAAGAACAGTATTGGTAGCAGCAGCAGATCAATCCTGCAAGGTCTAACTGGTTATGCCAAGCCTGGGGAGCTCTTGGCTATAATGGGTCCTTCTGGCTGTGGCAAGTCCACTCTCCTTGATGCTTTAGGAG GGAGATTGAGTTCAAACACAAGGCAAACGGGGAAGATCCTAATTAATGGGCATAAACAAGCACTAGCTTATGGAACTTCG GCATATGTCACACAAGATGACACTTTAATGACGACGTTAACCGTTAAAGAAGCCGTATATTACTCTGCTCAGCTGCAACTGCCAGACTTCATGGCCAAGtcagagaagaaagagagagcagAAGTTACAATTAGAGAGATGGGTTTGCAGGACGCCATGAACACAAGGATTGGAGGTTGGGGAGCTAAAGGCCTCAGTGGTGGCCAAAAGAGGAGAGTAAGCATTTGCATTGAGCTTCTCACACGCCCTAAGCTTCTCTTCCTTGACGAACCGACAAGCGGCCTTGACAGTGCAGCTTCTTATTATGTCATGAGCAGAATTGCAAATCTTGATAAAAGTGATGGAACTCCAAGGACTATTGTTACATCCATCCATCAGCCTAGCTCTGAAGTCTTTCAACTTTTTGACAGTCTTTGTCTTCTGTCTTCTGGAAGAACTGTCTATTTTGGTCCTGCTTCTGCAGCAAATCAT TTTTTCACTTTAACTGGTTTCCCATGCCCAACTCTCCAAAATCCATCGGATCACTTCCTTAAGACCATAAACAAAGATTTTGAGCAG GACATTGAGCAAGGCGTAACCACACCAACAGAAGTAGCAATTGATACTCTAATAACGTCCTATAAAGAATCTGAAACCTTTCAGCAAGTTCAAAGACAAGTAGCTGAACTGTGTAAACAG GACTCTGTTGAAAAATTGGAGAAGAGAAGCCGTGCTGGCTTTCTTACACAATCTCTTGTACTTACAAGAAGATCCTTCGTGAACATGCATAGAGATCGAGGCTATTATTGGTTGCGCCTGGCTATCTACATCTCCATGACCCTAGGCCTCGGTACTATCTATCAAGAGCTTGGACATGGTTATAGATCTATTCAG GCAAGAGTCTTGCTGCTCACGTACATATCTAGTTTTCTAACTTTCATGGCCATTGGTGGATTCCCTTCCTTTGTGGAAGATATGAAG GTATTTGAACGAGAAAGACTGAACGGGCACTATGGTGTCTGTGCATTTGCTTTTGGCAATACATTTTCTTCCGTGCCTTTCTTGATAATGATTTCAGTGATTCCCGGGGCAATAACTTATTACCTTGCTGGACTTCATACCGGATTGGAACACTTTGTCTACTTTTCTTGTGTGTTGCTTGCTTGCATGATGTTGGTTGAGAGTCTTATGATGATAGTTGCTAGTATTGTGCCCAATTACCTCATGGGAATAATAGCTGGTGCTGGAATTCAAGGTCTTTTGATGTTATGTGGTGGATTCTTCCAATTACCAAGTGATCTTCCCACGCCGGTGTGGAAGTATCCAATGTACTACATTGCCTTCCACAAGTATGCATACCAGGGATTGTTCAAAAATGAATTCCAAGGAACAATGTTTCCAGCAAGTGAAGCCGGAGGACCATTCATCAGCGGCGAACaaattttgagagagagatggcAAGTGGAAATGAGATATTCTAAGTGGGTGAATGTTGCTGTGTTGTTCGGGATGGTAGTTCTATATCGAGTTATGTTCTTGGTTATCATCAAGACTACAGAGAAGGTTAAGACTAGTACTACGGCCCTTCTGTCAATGCCTACCAAGCGAAACCTGCAAGTATTGGTTAATCCCTCATCTACGCCCGTGCATGGAGAGAACCACTAG